The sequence GCGGGTCCGCGCCGCGGCGCCCCGCCCGCGGCGAGCCGCTCGTCAACTTCCTCCAAACGGGCCTCCAAGCCGGACCGATCGAGCACGTTCTCGCGCGGAATACCGGCCAGCATGCGCCGCAGGGCGGTCTGTTCGCTACGAAGCTGATTGTGTTCCTGAATGTTCATGGCGTAGCTCCCGTCGGCGGGGCCGCACTCAGATAGGCGGCCGCCGTGCCGTCTTCCACGAAGGCCAAATCAATTGTCAAGTAGCCCTTCCACCGCGCGTCGCGCCGGTGCGACCACATGCTGTACCAATAGGTGCTTCTTTCAATAAGCCGGTCCGCAGCCGTCGCCAGGTCCACCAGATAGGCATCCATATTATAGACATTTTTGAACGCCAGGCGTTCATCCTTCGTGCGCGGAAAAAGGCCCGGATTTCGGGCTTGGATTTCAAGCTGCGTGGCCCCGGCGGGCAGGTGAAAAAAGGTCACCACGTCCAGGTCATTTGGGGCGCGGTCTTCCAGTAGCTCGATGTTCTCCAAAAAGCTGCCGTCGAGCCACTGGAATCCGCGCGTCAATCCCACCGCGTGCAATCGACTTCGATACCGCAGCAATCCGTCGAGAATGGCATGCCGCTGGGGCGATGTGTTGAACCGCAGCACCACCTCCGACAGAGAAACGAAGTACGGCGACCGCTCCGAGCTTGCCGGTCGTGTCGCGTCGATCGGCGGCAGAATGCCGGTTGCTGTCCACGGCGGTATGGCGACTCGCGACATCACGCGCCCCCCGTTTCAATTTTCGCGGATACACGCATGCGGCCGCTCAGCAGATCGGCCATCAGGCCAGGCGACCGGTCGGCTTGAGCGACACAAATGTGACGCGGATGCCGGCAACCGATGACCTCCTGAACGTTGCTCACCCGATGCCCTCCGCCAAGCGCACCGCGAGGTGCTTTCGCGCGCGTACCCGACGCAGGCAGGCGCAATGCAGCAGGCAAACTAGCAGGTTGGGCGGTGAATGCAAGCGGGCGCGAGGCTTGCGTGGCAACATCCGTCGGCTTCCATATCGCTTGCCGTTGCGCGTCACCTGTTCGCCGCCGGCGGTCTCAGGCACCGATTCACCGAGCGCCTTGACCTCCACCACGGCCCGCAGGTTGCCCGACTTGGCCTTGGCGAGGCCGAAATCGGGTCGCCCCGAGCCGGTGTCGGCCAGTTCCGCGGTCGCGCGGACGGCCGGATCAAGCTCCGCCCCGACGGCATTGAGCAGATTTTCCAGGGCCGCGCGGTAGGAAAGTTCCGGCGTGCCTCTTCTGCTCGCGCGGATTTCGAACAGGCGGTCGAGATAGGCGGCAACCGGTTTCACGTGGCGGCCTCCGGAGCAGGCTTGAGAAACTTGACGTAGGCCAACATGCCCATGCGGTCGACGGTAAAACGCACGAACGCCGGGTCGCGCTTCTGGAGCGTTTTGAGCAACTCCGCTCCCGGCGTAAGGGCGAGCAAGACCAGGCTGCGCGTGAGCGGCGAGTAAGTCCCTTTCCTGATCAGCTCCAGCGACGTGCCGAGATAGGGATATCGCCGCCAACTGGCCTCTGCCAATTTGCCGGTGCGCGATGGAAGCCTCGCGTCGGCCAGGCAGACGTCCTGGATTTCCAAACGTACCGGTGCGCCGTTCGCCGGTTCGAGCACCGCATTACCCAAGTCGTGATACGAGCGGTGCGTAAGCCGGTTTGTCACGTACTCGCGCGTTTGAGCGTCGAGCGGGGACGAGACGACGACTCGTTTCGTGACACACTCGATGAGGCGTTTGCCGAGCGTTTCCAAGTTGCTGGTTTCGGTCTTGTTGACCAAGGCGCAAAGCGGCTTCAAATAGCCGAGCCGTTGCATGGTTCGGTTGGCCGAATCAAGCACGCGAATGCGTTTGGCCATGGTGAAGTCTGCTACCCCTCGCTTCCGCCGCAAGGCCCGGGCGATGTCGCGTTGGACCGAGGCTTTCTTGATCCTCTCGCGCTTGTCGTGCAGTTTGCGGCCGCGGCAAATGCCCCTGAGCAGCTTCACGCGGCCCTGTTTGAAGTACATCTTCAGGGGCACCAGCGTGAGACCCAGTTCGACCGTTGCGCGACCGTGTCGGAGAGTTCAGCCCGGTCTGGGAATTGCCGGGAAAGTAAGGATCTCATAGGGCCTATTCCATCCGCCGCCGAAAGAGCAGCGTGGCGGCTGAGAGCGTCACCGTCGCAATCACGGCCATCGGCCAGATGTAGGCCAGGGCGACCGCGGCGGGCATGTCTTTCAGAAACACGCCCTTCACCACCACCATGAAGTAACGGATTGGATTGGCGTAGCTGACGTATTGCAGCCAGTCGGGCATGTTCTCGATCGGGCTGGCAAATCCGGAAAGCAGCATGGCCGGCACCATGAACACGAACCCTCCCAGAATCGCCTGCTGCTGCGTCTTGGCCAGGGCCGAGATGAACAACCCCACACCGATCACCGCGAACAAGTAGACGACCATGGCGGCATAGAGCAACGCGAGTGAGCCGTGCAGCGGCACGCGGAAGGCCAGCACACCCACCAAGATCATGCCCGACGCTTCGGCCACGCCGACCAAGAGCGCCGGCGCCGTCTTGCCGATAATGATCTCCGTGGGGCTGAGCGGCGAGACGAGAAGCTGCTCGAAGGTGCCCAGCTCGCGCTCGCGGGCCACGGAAAGCGCCGTCACCACCACGCCCATCAACGTCGTGAGAATGGCCACCAGGCTGGGGACCGAGTGCCAGGTGCTCATCAGGTTGGGATTGAACCAGGTGCGGGCCACTACGACGCTGGCCGGCCGCGGAGTGCGCCGCCGCCGCGGAAGCTCGGCACTGTAAGCCTCGACGATCGCCGCCGAGTATCCGGCCACGAGTTGGGAAGCGTTCGAGCGCCGGCCGTCGAGCACAAGCTGCACCTTGGCCGGGCGGTTTGCCCACACCTCGCGCGAGAAGTCGGGCGGAATGTGCAGCACCATCAGCGCCTGCCGCGAGTCGATCACCTGGGCCATTTCCTCGTCGGACTTCAGATAGTCGATGCGGCTAAAGGTGGGGGCCCCTTCGAAGCGCGCAATCAGGTCGCGCGAGGCCGTGCCAGGATCGCGGTTGAGCACCGCCATCCGCACGTTCTTGGCTTCCTCGGTGGCGGCGAAGCTGAAGATCAGCATCTGGAACAGCGGCGGCACGATCAGGATCACCCGGCTCTTGCGGTCGCGCCACAGGGCCAGCAGCTCTTTGATTACCAGTGACGTCACGCGGTCGATCATGGCGTCACTCCAATCGCAGGCGTGTGGCCCGCATCAACAAGACGAACAGCACCGCTGCGAACGCCGCCAAGGCCAGCGTGTTGGGTACGAGCACGTCCGGCACGTCGCCCGCCAGAAAGAGCGTTTGCAGTGAGGGAACAAAATAACGGGCAGGCAAGATGTAGGTCAGGGCGCGAATCGGCAGCGGCATGCTGTCGATCTCGAAGATGAAGCCCGACAGCTCGAACGCCGGCAAAAAGGCCGCGATCAAGGCCGCCTGGCTGGCGGCGAACTGATTGCGGCTCACCGTCGAAATGAAGAGCCCCAACGGCAACATGGCCAGCAAGAAGGCCGCCGAAACGATCACCAAGGCAAGCACCGATCCGCGAAAGGGAACGTCGAACAGGATTACAGCCGCGGTGGCGGCCAGGCCCATCGCGGCCATGCCCAATGCAAAATAAGGCAGCAACTTGCCGAGCAGAAACTCCGCGCGGCTGATCGGCGTGGCCATCAGGGCTTCCATTGTGCCCCGCTCCCACTCGCGGGCCACGACCAGTGCCGTGAGCAGCGTGCCGATCAGGCTCATGATGATGGCCATCGAGCCGGGCACCAGGAAATTCTGGCTTCGCAGCTCCGGGTTGAACCAATACCGCGGCTCGACGCTGATCCGCGGAGTGATGGCCCGCGCGGCCAGCCCGACGCGCGAGAGCCTCTCTTCGGCGACCCAGGTGCTCCACACTCCTTGCACATAATAGGCCACCAGGCCGGCCGTGTTGGGTTCGCTGCCATCGACGATCGCCTGCACCGGCGCGGTCGCGCCGCCTCCCATGCGGTCGCCAAAATCGGACGCCAGCACCACAACCCCTTTCAGCCGTCCGGCAACCAGGTCGTTTTGGAACTGCCGCCGCGTGCGGGCAAGGTGAACGTGAAAGTAGGGCGAATTGCGAAATGCGGAGACGAGGCTTTCGGCCTCCGGCGTCGGTTGCTCGACGACCAGGCCGATTTCGACGCGCCGCAGGTCGAGCGACACGCCGTAGCCGAACAGAAACAGCAGGACCAGCGGCAACAGGCCGGCGATCAGGTAGCTGCTCGGATCGCGCACGATCTGCAGCGATTCTTTACGCACCAGTCCGGCCACGCGACGCAAACGGCCCCCATGCATGGTCGATTCCAAAACCATCACTCACCGGCTTGTAGATGCGCCAGGGCCGTGCGCGCCGAGTCGCGTACCACGCTATTCGTATCGCGTGTCGCGGCACTGAGGTCAGCGAGCGCTATTTCGGCTTCGGAGCCGAACTTTTCAATCGCACCAATGGCATAAATTCGCACGTTCGCTTCAGGATCCCCCCTAAGCAACTTGGCCAGGGCCGGCAGCGACAATTTCGGCAACGATCGCTGACAACCGAGAGACCTTGCCGCCCTCCAACGGACGTCCTTGTCAGAATCGGCCAGCGCCTTGATTAATGCCGGCACGGCGCGGTCGGCATACTTCTTGAAATACTCCAGCGCCATGGCGGCCCCAAAGCGCGTGTCAACTTCTTCCGCAGAAAGTGCCGCAATGAGTGGCGCTACGGACTTTTCCCCGATTTCACTCAAGGCAAGTGCCGCAAAAGTCGTCCTCCGGCCCAAGCGCAGTGCCAAAGGTCCAGACAACGACGTTGCCCGGCGTGCCGGTGCTAGCCGCTCAATGAGCGCCGGGATAGCGGGACTTGCCCTATCGCCGAGAATGCGAAGCGCGGACAGCGACTGCGAAAGCGCCTGGTAATCATCCATTTGTTCGGCCATCTCTTCGGTAAGATGCGGCGGCACTTGGAATCGTTTGATTAGCAAGGGCAGTGCGTCCGCACCTATCGCCCGGATTGCCTCGGTCGCCAGACGATCCTTCTCCATGTCGGGATATCGCCCGTACGCCAAGTCTTCGAGCCACGAATTGAGCGTCCTGCCCTGATAGACTGGCTCGGCAGCGTTCAGCGTCACGGACCACATCAGCATCGTCGAAACGGCGGCGAAACATGTCGAGAGTCGGGCGGTTTCAAACATCATCAGCTCCTGACCTACGGATTTCTGGGGAAACGCGGATGCAACAAGTCCTCGAGAACCTCGTGGGCCGGCCGGTTTTCAAATTCAGCAAGTTTATGAATTGCTTCGACGGTTCTTTCCGCGTAATCGTCGAGCCGTTCATGCACCGGCACGATTAATTGCCGCAGTGAATCGCGTGGGTTTTGGTAGACTGTGATTCTCCCCTCAATGTCGACGACGTGCTGCCATCCAAGGCGCTCCGCATAGCCTCGGACCGCTCGCGGCGACACCAGACGCACGGTCTCCAACGGCAAGCCCTTTAGCAGCACGGCAACTACCTCGAGAGGGTTCAGGATACTGCGCAAGTGGCGAAAACCAAAGTCTGCCTGCTGAGTGTGCCGAGTGCCCGAGTGCTGCACGAGCTAGACGCGATGCCCAGGCGATGGTAGCGTAAAAGGGAGGTCGCTTCGCTTTCGCGGCCATTGTCGCTCAACGTTGACGGCCAAGGCAAGGGTCGCGAGCATGCCGCTTCTCGAGTTTACCGTCCCTGGACCTCCCGTGTCGCATCAATCGAGAAACAAGGCGGCCTTGGCCCTTTGGAAGGCGGCCGTTCGCACGGAGGCTGCCAGGCGATGGGGTGCAAACCGGCCGCTCATGGGCAAGCTGAAGTGTACGATCATTTACTTTCACGAAGACGACTGGCCTTCACTCGACGACGATAATATGGTCAAACCGGTCCGCGACGCCTTGAACGGCCTGGTCTACGAGGATGACCGCCAGATCACTTACTCCGAGACGGTACAATATCCCATTGAGGCGCCGATTATGATTCGACGTGGGTCGGCGGTTTTGCTGGCAGCGTCTTCCGTGGGCGACGCATTCGTCTATGTCCGCATCGAAGACGCCCCGCAGGTTTTGCAAATTCCCGGATAAGGAGGAAACGATGGTCAGCCACGACAGTCTCGCCCAGGTCGTCAACGAGTATCAGGATGAAGGCTATCAGGTCATCGTCGCTCCGGACCCGAGCCAACTGCCCGCATTCGTTTCCGGGTTTCCCGTAGATTTGCTCGCGTCCAGAGGCGGTGAGCATGTCATCGTGGAAGTCAAGCGCAATCAACGTGCGCTGCAACAGGACCCGCGGATCCAAGAGCGGGCACAGGTTGTCAACTCGCAGCCGAATTGGAGGTTTGATCTGGTCGTGCTCGAGCGTCAAAACTTCCTCGAAAAGTTCGCCGACGACGCGCGACAACCGTCCGTGGACGAGATTGTGGAAATGCTGAACCGTGCGGAATCGACGGCGCGTGCCGGCGATCTCAATGCGGGCTACCTGCTCGCTTGGGCCGGGCTGGAGGCGGCAATGAGGCGGGCGGTTAGCGACGCCAACCGGTACGGCCGGATCGCCCCGCTGGGCTTGTTGGGCAATTTGTATTCCAACGGCATTCTGTCGCGCGAGGAATACGATGACTTGAAGCGGGCATACGCGATTCGCACCCAGTTGGCGCATGGCCTGGTGCCGACGGCGGCGAATGGCGTCCCGATCGACCGGCTGATTGCAACTGCCCGCAACCTGTTGACGGTGGGAAATGCCCGAAGCTAACCGTCGCCGTTTCGTTTTCTCCCCGTCATCTCCAACACGCAAATCACCGTGATCGTCGAGAGCACTTGCAGCACGACGACGACGGCACCGACGGCGTCGACCTGGTGCAGCAGCAATCCGGCCAGGCCGCAGGTAGCCGTGGTCAGGTAGATGGTAAGCACGGCTTGGCCTTTGGTCATGCCCAGCTCCACGAGTCGGTGCGAAAAATGGTTCTTGTCGCCTTCGAAGGGGCTTCGGCCCTGACGCAGACGGATGATGACCACCGTGATCGTGTCGTAGAGCGGCACCGCCAGGATGCACAACGGCGCCAGAATGGTGTGCGGCGGCAGGTTGCCGCCGGTGAATGTGGCCATGCTCGTGGCCGTGGCCAGGCAGTATCCGACCAGGTAACTGCCGGCGTCGCCCATGAACAGCCGCGCCGGCGGACGATTGTGCCACAAAAAGCCGACGAGCGAGCCGGCCAGCACCAGCAGAAACCCGGCCACGAAAAGCTGCGGCGCCCGCGTCACAGGGTCGGGCGTGGTCAGCAGCACGATCACCAGCATCGCCGCCGCGATGGCCGCCACGCCCGCCGACAGGCCGTCCATATTGTCGAGCATGTTGAATGAGTTGATCAGCCCCACGATCCAGAGCACGCTCAGCGGCATCGTGATCCACGCGTGATCGAGGATATAGAGCGACAGCCGCCATCCTTCCCACCGCCAAACCAATGCCGACGCCACCGCCGTTTGCACGGCCAGCCGCCACCGCCAATCCAGCCCGCGGCGATCGTCGATCAGCCCTAACACCACCAGCACAGCTCCTCCCGCCAGCAGAAACCAGAGCTTCGGCGCCTGACTCAGCAAGCCGGGCACATGCGTCGCGATGAACGGCGGCAATGGCAAACGGCCGGACACCAGCAGCAAGGCCAGATAACCGCAGGCCAGCGGCGCGACGATGCCCGTGAACACCGCCAGTCCGCCGCCCAGCGGAGTGGCCACGCTGTGGACCTTGCGATGGCCTGGGCGGTCGACCAGCCCCCAGCGCGGCGCCCAGCGGCGCACCAGATAGGCCACGGCCAGCGACACAAGCAGGCTTGGCAACGATGCCCCCAGAATCAGCCAGGTCACGCGCGTCGGGCCTCCCGAATGCGGCGCTGCCAGTCGTCACGCAATCGCAAAAAGAAGTCCTGAAAATCGGGCCGGCGATAGTCGGGGTAGGTCCAATCGCGATGCTGCCAGCGCCCGTCGCGAAAGTAGAGCGTCACCTCGCCGTAGATGCCCTCGCCCAAATACAGTCGGTGCGAATGGTCTTTGGTCGAAGCCAGCACCAGCTTGGCCACCGTCAAGTAGCCGGGGTCGAGATTCAACGGCCGCGGCTCCGCGTGCCGGGCGAGCCGGGCGTATTCCTGCTCCCAGTCGCCCGTCTCAAGCTTGATCTGCGGCAGCCGGGCAGGGTCGATCGGCCGCTCGAATGCCAAAAACTGCTTCAGCAGGCCCTCCCCCATCGTGGATCGGTAGTAATCGGTCTCGGTGAAGGCGAAGGCTTGGCTGCGGTCGGCGATGGGACTCCAGGCCCGGCTGCTGCGATCGGCCGCCCAGTCGAGGGCCTCCGGATAGCGGCTGACAACGGCCATGATCAGCAAAACCGGCGGTTGCGTGGTGGCTCGGCCCATGATGATTTATGATCGTAACTTGCTAGGCTGAAACAAGATCACGCAACGGAAAGCAATTTCGGGCTTGCGGCAAGGGGCGGCTTGCTTTACGAATACGCAATCCCTTGCCTGCCACAGGCCAGCGGCGCGAGTCGCCGCCGTCGCATCAAAAACTTTCGACCGTCACGGCCATCACCACCGGGGCGGTGTGGTCGGGGCCTTTGACCAGCTCGATCCGCTCGATCGCGTCGCGGCGGGCGGGGTGGATGGCGAAGTAGCGGATTTGTTGGTTGCGGAGCATGAAGGCCAGCTTCGACTTGGGCACCTCGAAGCGGCCGATGTAGTCGGCAAAGTGCTCGCCGTTGCGCAGCGCGTGCTCCTCCGTTTCGCCGTCGGCGTAGTGCAGCCGCACGATCAACGACACGCTGCCGCCCTTCAGCTCGCCCTGCGCTCCCCAGCCGCTCACGCCGCTGAGGAAATGGACCGCCTTGGCCGGCGCGTTGTACACCAGGCTCACCGACTTGGGCATCGTCGGCGGGAACTTGCCGGTGGGGCCATAAAGCATCACGGCGTTCGGCACGCGGTCGCCCTGCGGGTCGACAAGCTGGAAGGGCACGCCCTCGAACGTCTTCGGCGACCAGTCCGGGAAAATCAGCCGCTCGGCGCCGGCCTCCTTGCTGTAGAACATGCCCTGCGTGCTGACGATCGTCGCCACGCGGCCCAGATCGAGCGGCATGAATTGCCCGCGTTGCGTGAGAAACTCCAGCAGATTGACGATCGCCTCCGGCGGCACCTGCTTCTCAAACCCTTCGGGCATGAGCGACTTCGTCGAAGCCACGAGTTCCTCGATGTTCTCGCGGAGCACGGGGTGCCGCTTGGCTTCGGCGTCGATGAGCTCGATGGCGGTCTTCGTTTCGCCGGCCAACAGGCCGTTGAGCACGCGGCCGTCGTCGGTGAGCACGGTGTAGACGCGATAGTTGCCTTCGACGTTGCGGCTGGGGTCGATGATGTGCGTGAGCAGCTCGGCCTTGGGATGCACGGCCATGCCGGTCAGGTCGGGGCCGATGCGGTTCCCTTCGCCGCTGTGCGTATGGCACTTCAGGCACTGCTGCTTGAACACCTCTTTGCCGGCCGCGGCATCGCCGCTCTTCTTGGCCAGCGGCAAAAGCTCGTCGAGCACCTTCTGGCGGTCGGGACTCGGCAATCCTTTGTCGCGGGCGAGTACCTCCTTGGCCCGCTTGGCGATCTCGCGATCGGGATGCGCGGCGAGCGCCTGTTTCTGATCGAGCGTCAGGTCGGCCAACTGCAACTTGCCCTCGGCCAGCCCGTCGAGAAACGCGCGCGTCAACGTCGGCCGGCCGAGCAGTACGCGGACCGCCGATCTTTTGGCCGCCGGGGTGAGCACGCCGAACTTTTCGACTAGCGCCGTGCCGACGTCCTTCGATTCGCTTTGCGCCAGGGCATCGATCAAACCGGCGGAAACGTCGGGCGGAGTGCGCGGCGAGACGATGAGTTCCACCAGCGGTCCGATCACGTCCGATTGGCCGCCGCGGAAGTCGACAAGCTGCCGGGCGGCCGCAATGCGTTTGTCTTCGCCGAGTTTTTCGTCTCCCACGGCCGCCGTGAGCGATTGGGCGATTTCGTCGGCGTACTTCTGGAATGTCTCGTTGCCCCAAGCGGTAACGAGCTTGACGAGCTGACCCTGCGGGCCGGTGGCAAGCCGCGGCAAGATGTTGGCCAGGGCCTTCTCGGCCTCCGCGCTGAGGGCGACTTTTTGGTTTTTCGGCCATCCTTTGGCCAGCCCGGCGATGATCGTCTCGGCCAATCGCGGATCGGCGCGGTCGAGCGTCACCAGCAGCGAGTTCACAGAATCGGTCGGCCCACCGCGGGCATAGTGCTCGGCGACGATGGACACCGCCCTTCTGTAGGGAACGCCCTCCGTGGCGTTCCGCGGGGTGGACGCACCGCCTGGTCCCGGAACGCCACGGAGGGCGTTCCCTACAGAAGCGGGAGGCATCGTCGTCGTGGCCACCTCCGCGAGAAACGCCCGATCGTGCCTGGCCGCGGCGGCCGTGGCGGCGTCGGGCAACCATTTGTCGAAGAGGTTCTCTGGCCGGAAAAGCATGGCGGCAATCGCCCGACCGGCTTTCGTGCTGGCCGGCATCTCCGATAGCGCCAACAGGGCCGCCAGCCGCACCTGAGCGTCGTCGTCGGCAAGCACGCCGCACGCCAAGATTGCGTCGAGCGATTCTCGGCTTGGCGGCAGCACCGCCACAGCGTTTCGCCGCACGCCGGCCGATGCGTGTCGCATCGCGCCCACCGTCGCAGCCAGTGCGTCCGAATTCACACCGCCAAGAACTCCCAAGCCCTGCAACGTCCACAAAGCATGAATGGCCGCGGTGTTCAGGCCAAGCTCGTCCACATCGGGATCTTTCACCAGGTCGAGCAACTGCGGCACCACGTCTTGCTCGCCCCGTTCGACCAGCAGCCGCTGGGCATGCCGTCGCCAGAACAGGTTCGAGTGCCGCAACGTCTCGACCAGTTCGCCGGCCGTCGCGTCGGCAAGCGAAAACGGCCGATGCCGCGGGGCCGCCGAGTAGACAACCCGATAGATGCGGCCGTGCCGCTTGTCGCGCAGCTCGGTCTCGTAGGCGCCGCCCTTGCCGGTCTTAAACCCGGCGGGCGTCGGATTGTGCTGCACGATGTAGTTGTACCAGTCGATCACCCACACGTGCCCGTCAGGCCCGACCTCCGCCATGATCGGCG is a genomic window of Pirellulales bacterium containing:
- a CDS encoding SsrA-binding protein, with the translated sequence MGLTLVPLKMYFKQGRVKLLRGICRGRKLHDKRERIKKASVQRDIARALRRKRGVADFTMAKRIRVLDSANRTMQRLGYLKPLCALVNKTETSNLETLGKRLIECVTKRVVVSSPLDAQTREYVTNRLTHRSYHDLGNAVLEPANGAPVRLEIQDVCLADARLPSRTGKLAEASWRRYPYLGTSLELIRKGTYSPLTRSLVLLALTPGAELLKTLQKRDPAFVRFTVDRMGMLAYVKFLKPAPEAAT
- a CDS encoding ABC transporter permease, encoding MIDRVTSLVIKELLALWRDRKSRVILIVPPLFQMLIFSFAATEEAKNVRMAVLNRDPGTASRDLIARFEGAPTFSRIDYLKSDEEMAQVIDSRQALMVLHIPPDFSREVWANRPAKVQLVLDGRRSNASQLVAGYSAAIVEAYSAELPRRRRTPRPASVVVARTWFNPNLMSTWHSVPSLVAILTTLMGVVVTALSVARERELGTFEQLLVSPLSPTEIIIGKTAPALLVGVAEASGMILVGVLAFRVPLHGSLALLYAAMVVYLFAVIGVGLFISALAKTQQQAILGGFVFMVPAMLLSGFASPIENMPDWLQYVSYANPIRYFMVVVKGVFLKDMPAAVALAYIWPMAVIATVTLSAATLLFRRRME
- a CDS encoding ABC transporter permease produces the protein MHGGRLRRVAGLVRKESLQIVRDPSSYLIAGLLPLVLLFLFGYGVSLDLRRVEIGLVVEQPTPEAESLVSAFRNSPYFHVHLARTRRQFQNDLVAGRLKGVVVLASDFGDRMGGGATAPVQAIVDGSEPNTAGLVAYYVQGVWSTWVAEERLSRVGLAARAITPRISVEPRYWFNPELRSQNFLVPGSMAIIMSLIGTLLTALVVAREWERGTMEALMATPISRAEFLLGKLLPYFALGMAAMGLAATAAVILFDVPFRGSVLALVIVSAAFLLAMLPLGLFISTVSRNQFAASQAALIAAFLPAFELSGFIFEIDSMPLPIRALTYILPARYFVPSLQTLFLAGDVPDVLVPNTLALAAFAAVLFVLLMRATRLRLE
- a CDS encoding HEAT repeat domain-containing protein, with translation MMFETARLSTCFAAVSTMLMWSVTLNAAEPVYQGRTLNSWLEDLAYGRYPDMEKDRLATEAIRAIGADALPLLIKRFQVPPHLTEEMAEQMDDYQALSQSLSALRILGDRASPAIPALIERLAPARRATSLSGPLALRLGRRTTFAALALSEIGEKSVAPLIAALSAEEVDTRFGAAMALEYFKKYADRAVPALIKALADSDKDVRWRAARSLGCQRSLPKLSLPALAKLLRGDPEANVRIYAIGAIEKFGSEAEIALADLSAATRDTNSVVRDSARTALAHLQAGE
- a CDS encoding RusA family crossover junction endodeoxyribonuclease; translated protein: MSHQSRNKAALALWKAAVRTEAARRWGANRPLMGKLKCTIIYFHEDDWPSLDDDNMVKPVRDALNGLVYEDDRQITYSETVQYPIEAPIMIRRGSAVLLAASSVGDAFVYVRIEDAPQVLQIPG
- a CDS encoding MraY family glycosyltransferase, which codes for MTWLILGASLPSLLVSLAVAYLVRRWAPRWGLVDRPGHRKVHSVATPLGGGLAVFTGIVAPLACGYLALLLVSGRLPLPPFIATHVPGLLSQAPKLWFLLAGGAVLVVLGLIDDRRGLDWRWRLAVQTAVASALVWRWEGWRLSLYILDHAWITMPLSVLWIVGLINSFNMLDNMDGLSAGVAAIAAAMLVIVLLTTPDPVTRAPQLFVAGFLLVLAGSLVGFLWHNRPPARLFMGDAGSYLVGYCLATATSMATFTGGNLPPHTILAPLCILAVPLYDTITVVIIRLRQGRSPFEGDKNHFSHRLVELGMTKGQAVLTIYLTTATCGLAGLLLHQVDAVGAVVVVLQVLSTITVICVLEMTGRKRNGDG
- a CDS encoding DUF4416 family protein gives rise to the protein MGRATTQPPVLLIMAVVSRYPEALDWAADRSSRAWSPIADRSQAFAFTETDYYRSTMGEGLLKQFLAFERPIDPARLPQIKLETGDWEQEYARLARHAEPRPLNLDPGYLTVAKLVLASTKDHSHRLYLGEGIYGEVTLYFRDGRWQHRDWTYPDYRRPDFQDFFLRLRDDWQRRIREARRA
- a CDS encoding PVC-type heme-binding CxxCH protein codes for the protein MTSRLLSLFVTLFASLTIGPLARAGESPRIKVLFLGDQGHHRPADRFRQIEPVLARRGIDLAYTENVGDLKAGTLANYDALLLYANIDRIEPEQERALIDYVAAGHGFVPLHCASYCFRNSAKIVELIGAQFERHGTGVFSEVVARPDHPLFKGYGGFGSWDESYVHHLHNTKDREVLSYRVDAEGREPWTWIRTHGKGRVFYTAWGHDERTWGHPGFQNLMERGIRWAVGRDPEQVAPYPPLTVPEMTARRNDVKPFEYVEANVPYYPPSEKWGTMGEPITKMQKPLGPEESMKHFTTPVGFEVRLFAAEPDIVKPIAMNWDERGRLWIAETYDYPNELKPEGEGRDRIKICEDTDGDGRADKFTVFADKLSIPTSLTFARGGVIVQQAPDTLFLKDTDGDDKADVRQVLFTGWNTRDTHAGPSNLQYGFDNWIWGMVGYSGFYGEVGGEHHRFGQGFYRLRPDGSKLEFLRSTNNNTWGIGFSEEGTVFGSTANRNPSEYLPVANRYYEGVRGWSAGQLNGIADTYLFHPPTEKIRQVDQHGGYTAAAGHALYTAREYPQNYWNRTAFVTDGTGHLVGTFALMPDGAGFHSTNPFNLLGSDDEWSAPIMAEVGPDGHVWVIDWYNYIVQHNPTPAGFKTGKGGAYETELRDKRHGRIYRVVYSAAPRHRPFSLADATAGELVETLRHSNLFWRRHAQRLLVERGEQDVVPQLLDLVKDPDVDELGLNTAAIHALWTLQGLGVLGGVNSDALAATVGAMRHASAGVRRNAVAVLPPSRESLDAILACGVLADDDAQVRLAALLALSEMPASTKAGRAIAAMLFRPENLFDKWLPDAATAAAARHDRAFLAEVATTTMPPASVGNALRGVPGPGGASTPRNATEGVPYRRAVSIVAEHYARGGPTDSVNSLLVTLDRADPRLAETIIAGLAKGWPKNQKVALSAEAEKALANILPRLATGPQGQLVKLVTAWGNETFQKYADEIAQSLTAAVGDEKLGEDKRIAAARQLVDFRGGQSDVIGPLVELIVSPRTPPDVSAGLIDALAQSESKDVGTALVEKFGVLTPAAKRSAVRVLLGRPTLTRAFLDGLAEGKLQLADLTLDQKQALAAHPDREIAKRAKEVLARDKGLPSPDRQKVLDELLPLAKKSGDAAAGKEVFKQQCLKCHTHSGEGNRIGPDLTGMAVHPKAELLTHIIDPSRNVEGNYRVYTVLTDDGRVLNGLLAGETKTAIELIDAEAKRHPVLRENIEELVASTKSLMPEGFEKQVPPEAIVNLLEFLTQRGQFMPLDLGRVATIVSTQGMFYSKEAGAERLIFPDWSPKTFEGVPFQLVDPQGDRVPNAVMLYGPTGKFPPTMPKSVSLVYNAPAKAVHFLSGVSGWGAQGELKGGSVSLIVRLHYADGETEEHALRNGEHFADYIGRFEVPKSKLAFMLRNQQIRYFAIHPARRDAIERIELVKGPDHTAPVVMAVTVESF